A section of the Callospermophilus lateralis isolate mCalLat2 chromosome 14, mCalLat2.hap1, whole genome shotgun sequence genome encodes:
- the Adam17 gene encoding disintegrin and metalloproteinase domain-containing protein 17 isoform X2 — translation MKNTCKLLVVADHRFYKYMGRGEESTTTNYLIELIDRVDDIYRNTSWDNAGFKGYGIQIEQIRILKSPQEVKPGERHYNMAKSYPNEDKDAWDVKMLLEQFSFDIAEEASKVCLAHLFTYQDFDMGTLGLAYVGSPRANSHGGVCPKAYYSPVGKKNIYLNSGLTSTKNYGKTILTKEADLVTTHELGHNFGAEHDPDGLAECAPNEDQGGKYVMYPIAVSGDHENNKMFSNCSKQSIYKTIESKAQECFKERSNKVCGNSRVDEGEECDPGIMYLNNDTCCNSDCTLKPGVQCSDRNSPCCKNCQFETAQKKCQEAINATCKGVSYCTGNSSECPPPGNAEDDTVCLDLGKCKDGKCIPFCEREQQLEPCACNETDNSCKVCCRDHSGRCVPYVDAEQKNLFLRKGKPCTVGFCDMNGKCEKRVQDVIERFWDFIDQLSINTFGKFLADNIVGSVLVFSLIFWIPFSILVHCVDKKLDKQYESLSLFNPSNVEMLSSMDSASVRIIKPFPAPQTPGRLQPLQPTPVMPPVSAAPKLDHQRMDTIQEDPSTDSHMDEDGFEKDPFPNSGTAAKSFEDLTDHPVTRSEKAASFKLQRQNRVDSKETEC, via the exons ATTCGCATTCTCAAGTCGCCACAAGAGGTAAAACCTGGTGAAAGGCACTACAATATGGCAAAAAGTTACCCAAATGAAGACAAGGATGCTTGGGATGTGAAGATGTTGCTAGAG CAATTTAGCTTTGATATAGCTGAGGAAGCATCTAAAGTCTGCCTGGCACACCTTTTCACATATCAAGATTTCGATATGGGAACTCTTGGATTAGCTTATGTTGGTTCTCCCAGAGCAAACAGTCATGGAGGTGTTTGTCCAAAAG CTTATTATAGTCCAGTTGGGAAGAAAAATATCTACTTGAATAGTGGTTTGACCAGCACAAAAAATTATGGTAAAACCATCCTTACAAAG GAAGCTGATCTGGTTACGACTCATGAATTGGGACACAATTTTGGAGCAGAACATGATCCTGATGGTCTAGCAGAATGTGCTCCAAATGAGGACCAGGGAGGAAAATATGTTATGTATCCTATAGCTGTGAGTGGTGACCATGAGAACAATAAG ATGTTTTCAAACTGCAGTAAGCAGTCCATCTATAAGACTATTGAAAGTAAGGCCCAGGAGTGTTTTAAGGAGCGGAGCAACAAGGTGTGTGGGAACTCCAGGGTGGATGAAGGAGAAGAATGTGACCCCGGCATCATGTACCTGAATAATGACACCTGCTGCAATAGCGACTGCACGCTGAAGCCAGGTGTACAGTGCAG TGACAGGAACAGTCCTTGCTGTAAGAACTGTCAGTTTGAGACTGCCCAGAAGAAGTGCCAGGAGGCTATTAATGCTACCTGCAAAGGCGTGTCTTACTGCACAG GGAACAGCAGTGAGTGTCCACCACCAGGAAATGCTGAAGATGATACAGTTTGCTTGGACCTTGGCAAGTGTAAGGATGGGAAGTGCATCCCCTTCTGTGAGAGGGAGCAGCAGCTGGAGCCCTGTGCGTGCAATG AAACTGACAACTCATGCAAGGTGTGCTGTAGAGACCATTCTGGCCGGTGTGTACCCTATGTCGATGCTGAGCAAAAGAACCTATTTTTGAGGAAAGGGAAGCCCTGTACAGTAGGGTTTTGTGACATGAAT GGCAAATGCGAGAAACGAGTACAGGATGTAATAGAGAGATTTTGGGATTTCATTGACCAGTTGAGCATCAATACTTTTG GGAAGTTTTTAGCAGACAACATCGTAGGATCTGTCCTGGTTTTCTCCTTGATATTTTGGATTCCTTTCAGCATTCTTGTTCATTGTGTG GATAAGAAATTGGATAAGCAATATGAATCGCTGTCTCTGTTTAACCCCAGT AATGTTGAGATGCTAAGCAGCATGGATTCGGCCTCAGTTCGAATTATCAAGCCCTTTCCTGCACCCCAGACTCCAGGCCGCCTGCAGCCCCTACAGCCTACCCCTGTGATGCCACCAGTGTCTGCTGCTCCAAAACTGGACCACCAGAGAATGGACACCATCCAAGAAGACCCCAGCACAGACTCACATATggatgaggatggctttgaaaagGACCCCTTCCCTAACAGTGGCACAGCTGCcaagtcctttgaggatctcacggACCATCCAGTCACCAGAAGTGAAAAGGCTGCTTCCTTTAAACTGCAGCGTCAGAACCGTGTGGACAGCAAAGAAACTGAGTGCTAG